The following is a genomic window from Nitrososphaerota archaeon.
CGCGACCTTCCCTCCGGCGAGCCACTTGTCCGTGCTCAGCCCCGTGCACCTCGGGACGGCTATGAGCCCAGCCCCCTTCTTGCCGTAGGACCTCGCGTCCGCCATCGACCAGAGGTCGCTGCAAATCAGGAACCCGACTTTCCACCCTTCTGCCTCGAACAGAGAGGACCTCCTGCTCCCCCTCGCATACCATCTCGCTTCGTAGAAGCCTTCCTGGTCGGGGAGGTACCGCTTGCGGTGGGAGGAGACAAACCCATCCGGCGTCCAGGCGAACCCTTCGTTGAACCTCCGCCCCGCCGACTCCACGGGCCTGGAGCCCAGGACGGCGCGAGCTCCCAGCTCCGGCACCCTCCGCGTCCAGCTCCGGTGCGCCTCGACCGCCTCGCTCCACGCCTCTTCGTCATACCTCGCCCCGGCGAAGACCCATTCCATGAAGGGGACCTCTGGGAGGAGCACCATGTCCGACGACTCCTCCCTCACGTGCCTGGCCAGCCTCAGCCACTCGGAGGCGAAGGCTCCCCTGTCGTCCGGGAGCTCACAGACGGTCACCCTCATCTCCGCCCTCTCCCCGGGTCCATCACTTGTCCCGCTCCCCCAGCTTCCTCTGCTCCTCCCCCACGAGCTCGGTGAGCGCCTCGAAAGCCCTGCTCGCGTCCTTCATCTCGACCAGCATGATGGTGTCCGTGTAGCAGCTGACCGTGTCCTCCACGTTGATGCGCCTCCTGAAGAGCTGGTTGTAGAAGGCGCTGATGCACCCCGGGGTCGTCACTATGGCCTCCGGGCTGTGGACCGTTATGGCTGCCTCTCCCTCCCCCTCGTCCAGCACCTCAGCGGCCGCCAGAGACCGCCTGACCCTGGCGTGCAGCTTCTGGTCGAAGATCAGGGTGATGTAGGACTGCGACTCTGACACCTGGATGAAGTCCTCTTGGTTCCCCGAGAGCAACGCAGTGACGGT
Proteins encoded in this region:
- a CDS encoding carbon-nitrogen hydrolase family protein, coding for MTVCELPDDRGAFASEWLRLARHVREESSDMVLLPEVPFMEWVFAGARYDEEAWSEAVEAHRSWTRRVPELGARAVLGSRPVESAGRRFNEGFAWTPDGFVSSHRKRYLPDQEGFYEARWYARGSRRSSLFEAEGWKVGFLICSDLWSMADARSYGKKGAGLIAVPRCTGLSTDKWLAGGKVAAVVSGAYCISSNRTGKRGAARFGGVGWAVDPDGNVLATTSRERPFATVEIDGKVARDAKKTYPRDALEPD